The following coding sequences are from one Nitrosopumilaceae archaeon window:
- a CDS encoding valine--tRNA ligase, translating to MEPKIKETAWNPEIEKDILKQWQDSHLYDFHPEGDIFVIDTPPPYPSGRPWHIGAAAHYAQIDMIARTARMTGKNVLFPIGIDRNGLPVEMYTEKKYNIRMRETDRAEFLKMCSNALDDLESEMIEIMTSLGLSGDFSNYYRTDSKEYRTLTQTTFIELWKKGAIYLSNRPTNYDWVTGTTIADAEITYVEIPTKLTYMKFKIKDDDETIPVASTRPELLCACQTIIVNPEDERYAGIVGKKVIIPLFNREVEIRTHPSAEKEFGSGTVMVCSYGDQNDVALFRELKLQEIIAIGKDGRMTDVAGPYAGLKVKQAREKIIEDLQNQGIVEKIDNINHRTPVSERSKIPIEIIPLEEYYLKQMDAVPKIREIGSKIIFHPPMHKQILMNWLDSIAIDWPISRRRFYGTEIPIWYCAKCSEPHVPEPGRYYQPWKDPSPIPKCAKCDSSDFVGEDRTFDTWMDSSVSPLFVSKYKQDDEFFKKTYPATLRPQSKDIVRTWLYYTILRCEQLTGKAPWSEAWIMGYGVDEHGTKMSKSKGNVVDPLPIIQKFGADTFRFWSASEINLGYDFRCSEQKIETTKKFLSKLWNISRFLSGFSVLKSGKISPADSWILSELDKLIIECKKGYNEYNFFIPATAIREFTWNLFAAHYIEMTKGRAYGTGFSEEERDGAIFTLHKVLSTVLLLLAPITPFITDYLWQNLYSDKTIHNEKFVKEEDYEDWTTFTKEILEFNSNTWNKKKEAGLSLKDSINIPIPTNLAPFAKDLQAMHNLK from the coding sequence ATGGAACCTAAGATTAAAGAGACTGCATGGAATCCAGAGATTGAAAAAGATATTCTAAAACAATGGCAAGACTCTCACCTTTATGATTTTCATCCAGAAGGAGACATTTTCGTAATAGATACACCGCCTCCATATCCATCTGGAAGACCATGGCATATAGGCGCTGCAGCTCATTATGCACAGATAGACATGATTGCAAGGACGGCAAGAATGACAGGCAAGAATGTCCTTTTTCCAATTGGAATAGATAGAAACGGCTTGCCTGTTGAAATGTATACTGAAAAAAAATACAACATCAGAATGCGAGAAACTGATAGAGCTGAATTTTTGAAGATGTGCTCAAACGCATTAGATGATCTTGAATCAGAGATGATTGAAATAATGACAAGCCTTGGACTAAGTGGTGATTTTTCTAATTATTATAGAACAGATTCAAAAGAATATCGTACTCTTACACAAACAACTTTCATTGAGCTTTGGAAAAAAGGGGCGATATATCTATCAAATAGACCAACCAATTATGACTGGGTAACAGGCACCACAATTGCAGATGCGGAGATAACGTACGTAGAAATTCCAACAAAGTTAACGTACATGAAATTTAAAATTAAAGACGATGATGAAACCATACCAGTTGCAAGTACAAGACCAGAACTTTTGTGTGCATGTCAAACCATAATTGTTAATCCAGAAGATGAGAGATATGCAGGTATAGTTGGTAAGAAAGTCATAATCCCTTTATTTAATAGAGAAGTTGAGATTAGAACACATCCATCTGCAGAAAAAGAGTTTGGATCTGGAACCGTTATGGTTTGTAGTTATGGTGACCAAAATGATGTTGCGCTTTTCAGAGAGCTAAAGTTACAAGAAATAATTGCAATTGGAAAGGATGGTAGAATGACAGATGTGGCAGGGCCATATGCAGGATTAAAAGTAAAACAAGCCAGAGAAAAAATAATTGAAGATTTGCAAAATCAAGGAATTGTAGAAAAAATCGATAACATCAATCACCGTACTCCTGTTTCTGAAAGAAGCAAAATTCCTATTGAGATTATACCCCTGGAGGAATATTACCTCAAACAGATGGATGCAGTTCCAAAAATTCGAGAAATAGGCTCAAAAATCATCTTTCATCCACCCATGCATAAACAAATTCTCATGAATTGGCTAGATTCTATCGCAATAGACTGGCCAATTTCAAGAAGAAGATTCTATGGTACTGAGATTCCCATATGGTATTGTGCAAAATGTTCTGAGCCTCATGTACCAGAACCTGGAAGATATTATCAACCATGGAAAGATCCTTCACCAATACCAAAATGTGCAAAATGTGATTCAAGCGATTTCGTTGGTGAAGATAGAACTTTTGATACATGGATGGATTCTAGTGTCTCACCACTCTTTGTTTCAAAATATAAACAAGATGATGAATTTTTCAAAAAAACATATCCTGCAACTCTAAGACCGCAATCAAAAGACATTGTTCGAACTTGGCTCTACTATACCATACTAAGATGCGAACAACTTACTGGTAAGGCACCTTGGTCTGAAGCATGGATAATGGGATATGGTGTAGATGAGCACGGAACAAAAATGAGTAAAAGCAAAGGAAATGTTGTGGATCCATTACCAATCATACAAAAATTTGGAGCAGATACTTTTAGATTTTGGAGTGCAAGTGAAATTAATTTGGGATATGATTTTAGATGTTCAGAACAAAAAATTGAAACAACTAAAAAGTTTCTCAGTAAACTTTGGAATATTTCCAGATTTCTTTCTGGTTTTTCAGTTTTAAAATCAGGAAAGATTAGTCCTGCTGACAGCTGGATTTTATCAGAATTGGACAAATTAATAATAGAATGCAAAAAAGGCTATAACGAATACAACTTTTTCATTCCTGCTACTGCAATACGAGAATTTACTTGGAATCTTTTTGCGGCACATTATATAGAAATGACAAAAGGGCGTGCGTACGGAACTGGTTTTTCAGAGGAAGAACGAGATGGTGCCATATTCACACTTCACAAGGTACTTTCCACAGTTTTGCTTTTACTTGCTCCAATTACTCCTTTTATCACAGATTATCTATGGCAAAACCTCTATTCTGATAAAACCATACACAATGAAAAATTTGTCAAAGAAGAAGATTATGAAGATTGGACAACTTTCACAAAGGAAATTCTAGAATTTAATTCAAACACATGGAATAAGAAAAAAGAGGCAGGTTTGTCCCTAAAGGATTCAATTAACATACCGATTCCTACCAACCTAGCACCTTTTGCAAAAGATTTGCAAGCTATGCATAATCTAAAATAA
- a CDS encoding 6-carboxytetrahydropterin synthase yields MASGSAVLDSDFRYTDRKGNLLRTRTELSIAEMLSFLDVKYEYDYKLSLKDGKNISVDFKTEKGLIEVIDSEKDIIKYKELKNNFPDKKIIAMGHPNYAARIKELDDVILYKTKEVQTGSIFMEDPSFAFDYAHILPLVEKCSILHGHTSSVMVELVGEMKNNLLIDFGEAKKIIKEIISILDHKFFINKKYLIKEDNIHYKITFDGPKGMFDLQVPKNTTYLLEGEATVENLSTEIIKLLIPKMPENIEAVGVYIYEGYNKGAHILSHISKS; encoded by the coding sequence ATGGCAAGTGGTTCAGCAGTTTTGGATTCTGATTTCAGATATACTGATAGAAAAGGCAATCTTTTGAGAACTAGGACAGAGCTTTCTATTGCAGAGATGCTTTCCTTTTTAGATGTAAAATATGAATATGATTACAAATTATCTCTTAAAGATGGAAAAAATATTTCTGTAGATTTTAAGACTGAAAAAGGTCTTATTGAAGTAATAGACAGCGAAAAAGACATTATAAAATACAAAGAATTGAAAAACAATTTTCCAGATAAGAAAATAATTGCCATGGGTCATCCAAATTATGCAGCAAGAATAAAAGAACTTGATGACGTAATACTATACAAGACAAAAGAAGTTCAGACAGGATCCATATTCATGGAAGATCCCTCATTTGCGTTTGATTATGCACATATTCTTCCCCTAGTTGAGAAATGCTCCATACTTCATGGTCATACATCTTCTGTAATGGTTGAGCTAGTGGGGGAAATGAAAAACAATCTTCTCATTGATTTTGGAGAAGCAAAAAAAATCATAAAAGAAATAATTTCTATTTTAGATCATAAATTTTTTATAAATAAAAAATATCTCATAAAAGAGGACAACATACACTACAAAATTACATTTGATGGTCCAAAAGGCATGTTTGATTTACAGGTCCCAAAAAATACGACCTATCTGCTTGAAGGCGAAGCAACAGTAGAAAATCTTTCTACAGAAATAATTAAGCTCCTAATACCTAAAATGCCAGAAAATATTGAGGCAGTGGGTGTCTATATCTACGAAGGATATAACAAAGGAGCCCATATTTTATCACACATATCAAAATCCTGA
- a CDS encoding 4a-hydroxytetrahydrobiopterin dehydratase, producing the protein MTIAKLSDEQIRNELANLPGWNVVNGKLHKEFTFKSFIEAFGFMTTAALHIEKMNHHPEWFNVYNKLKVDLVTHDAGGITQNDIDLAKTLNSLS; encoded by the coding sequence ATGACAATAGCAAAGTTATCTGATGAACAGATAAGAAATGAATTGGCAAATTTGCCTGGATGGAATGTAGTAAATGGGAAACTCCACAAAGAATTCACTTTTAAGAGTTTTATTGAAGCGTTTGGTTTTATGACAACTGCCGCATTACATATAGAAAAGATGAATCACCATCCAGAATGGTTTAATGTTTATAATAAATTGAAGGTAGATCTTGTCACTCATGATGCTGGTGGTATAACCCAGAATGACATAGACCTCGCAAAAACTCTCAATTCTTTGTCATAG
- a CDS encoding asparagine synthase C-terminal domain-containing protein: MANLVSELYNQITKSIQNTVKDKKIGIAFSGGVDSTLLAKMCVDLGYDVTLLTIGFEDSHDIMFSQEISKILGYDHKIEKIKLTNFSKVSKEIQKIIKTDNLSWIENCIAFYYVSNLAKRYDIKKVITANGVDELFCGYNAYRNAIKSGEPHVMKLMESKLENEIKMMKAINLITSQFGVVLIQPFLSQDFIDFAKKISLKHKIYDSDDLLRKHIIRELALKIGVPEISSNKRKKALQYGSLIHKTLMKIK, from the coding sequence ATGGCTAATCTTGTATCTGAACTTTATAATCAGATTACCAAATCCATCCAAAATACTGTTAAGGATAAAAAAATCGGTATTGCTTTTTCTGGAGGAGTAGATAGTACACTTCTTGCAAAAATGTGTGTTGATCTTGGTTATGATGTAACTCTGTTGACTATTGGATTTGAAGACTCTCACGACATTATGTTTTCACAGGAAATATCAAAAATACTTGGATATGATCATAAAATTGAAAAAATAAAATTAACAAATTTTTCCAAAGTTTCCAAAGAAATACAGAAAATAATTAAAACAGATAATTTATCTTGGATTGAAAACTGTATTGCGTTTTACTATGTATCGAATCTGGCAAAACGTTATGATATAAAAAAAGTAATTACTGCAAATGGAGTAGATGAGCTATTCTGTGGTTACAACGCATATAGAAACGCAATAAAATCAGGAGAACCACATGTAATGAAACTTATGGAATCAAAACTTGAAAACGAAATAAAAATGATGAAAGCAATTAACTTGATTACTTCTCAATTTGGAGTTGTACTGATACAACCATTTCTTTCACAGGATTTTATTGATTTTGCAAAAAAAATCTCGCTTAAACATAAAATATATGATTCTGATGATCTCTTGCGGAAACACATAATCCGAGAACTTGCATTAAAAATTGGGGTTCCTGAAATATCTTCAAATAAACGTAAAAAAGCTCTTCAATACGGTTCGCTTATACATAAAACTCTGATGAAGATCAAGTAA